The genomic window GCCGTTGTTGCAGAATATTTTATTCCGTAAAGGGCTTTTGTCTTTTTATAAAGGGTTTGTGGCCCCGGTGCCGTTACCGAGTAAGGGGCTGTAGTACTTCTTTTGTAGAACGAACGGTTTTCGGATATCGTCTCCAATCTACCCGTACTTCCATAAGTGAATTGCTGCGTATAGGTAATACTGTCCTTGTCCAGTTTTCCGTTTCCGTTCAGATCCAGGAATCCTCTGAAGTCTACCCTGCTGATCTTGTCTCCGCTCCATGCAATATCTGCCGTAGAATTCATACTGTCGGTTACTACTTTAGACAACTGAAGGCCATTGTAATAATACGTCGCCAATGTATCTGAATCCGTGATTTCTCTGTATAAAGCTCTCGGACCGTTAAGTCCTGTATTGCCATTAATATCCACCAGCGGATCTCCGTTCTCATCCATCACTTCTTTACAAGAATGCACTGAAGAGATACCTACCAGTATTAAAATAAAATAAAAAAGTCGTTTCATTCCAAAAGGGGATTATTTATTTTGTCAAAAATATAATTTTTTTTTGAATAAAAAGTATCTTTTTACTCATATAACGATAAAACTATTAAAAGATAATTCTCCTTTATAACGCTTTATATAGGTATTTAATTGTCTGGTTCATATCTGAAGCCGGATAATTTTGAGAATCATAAACGTAGCCCTTCAGGTAAGTAAGCGATGGGCCGGAAGGGCTCTGCATCGTGATCTTTCCTACATTATTGGTAGAAAGCATATAGGCATTCATCTGCGTGAGCGTAGAAGCGACCATGAAATATTCTTTCGGTAAAGTAGTGTAAGGATTTACCTTGGCATCATAGTTATCAAAATAATATACCGTAGTTGAAGCAGTAGAAGTATCGGGATTTCCGCCGCTCATCATCATTCTTACATAATCCAGCTTTACAATATTACTTGCAGAATAGGTAAACTTCATTTCGTTATAAAAAGAATAGGAAGAACTTCCGCCCACTTTTTTCTTTTCCACAATCCGGTATAAGCTTCCGCCGGCATCATAATATACGGTAAAATCACTGTGATTCACAGAACCCATAATCGACTGATCCATGGTAAATGAAGAAAGTTTTCCGCTTGTATAAGTCAATGCATACAGATTATCCGTTGCATGAGGGTTTGAATTATCCTGAATTTTAATCTGCGAAATGGTAGATCCGGTATACGTTACCGTGGAAGCAGTTGCATTCGTAGAAGTGGCATCTCTTACATATACCTGGGAAAGCATTCCTCCACTTGTCACATACTCTTCAAGATCTTTACTGCCGTTGTTAATCTTGCTCAGAATTCTCGGTCCGGTAATCGTAGCCGTAGAAGAAGTATTGTTATTCTGATTCGGCGGATCTTCTGTGGTGTTGTCACAAGACACGACAAAACCTAATGCCAGAGCTGCCAGAGAAGAAAGAAAGTATTTTTTTGCCATAAATTATTAATTTTTAACGTTGTCAAATATAATTTATTTTCATTTACTATTTCGTTAAATTCATAAATAAATCCTTTTTTAAACCAAAAAATCTAAAAACTTACGCTTTTAGATTATGGTATTGCTGATAGAATATCGAAATTTAAATAGGATGCTTTAAATTCCGATATTTAAAAGATTCAGTCTTCACTCTTTAAAATCGATTTCAACAGAGCATTTACCTCATCCACATTGGCAACCCTGTCTTTTCTCATCATCAGCTGATTGCCTTCTTTTCCCGTTTTCTCTTTCAATTGAGCCTGTGTCGGGTTTTTTGTAAGATAATTGATAATTTTTCTGAATTTACTCGTCTGGTAAAACTTATCTTGTGGATTACCCGGGAAATAGCCCAGGAAGACCCCGTTCTTCATGACAATCTTCTCAAAGCCGATATCGGCGGCCAGCCATTTTAAGCTTACACTTTTCAGCAGGTTTACCGCTTCGTTTGGCAGTTCGCCAAAACGGTCGATCAGCTCCGATTCAAATTTTGCCAGATTTTCTTCATTATCGATTTCAGCCAACTTCTGATACAGCAGCAGTCTTTCCTCCGTATTCGAAATATACCAGTCCGGAAGCATCAGTTCCAGATCGGTATCGATATTTACATCTTTGGTTGTTTTGAAAAGCTTGTTTCTTTCTTCTTCATTTTCAAAAAGGTTCTCGAATTCCTGATCGTCTTTCAGCTCTTCCAAAGCTTCCTGCATCAGTTTCTGGTAGGTTTCAAACCCCATTTCATTGATGAATCCGCTTTGTTCCGCTCCCAACAGATCCCCTGCACCACGGATTTCAAGATCTTTCATAGCAATCTGGAACCCGCTTCCCAGATCGGAAAACTGTTCAATCGCTTCCAAACGTTTCCGGGCATCGGAAGTCATCATATCGTAAGGCGGAGTAATCAGATAACAGAATGCTTTCCGGTTGCTTCGCCCGACACGCCCCCTCATCTGATGAAGGTCTGCCATCCCGAAACGTTGGGCATCATTAATAAAGATGGTATTCGCATTCGGAACGTCCACGCCGCTCTCTACAATGGTGGTGGAGACGAGCACATCATATTTCCCTTCCATGAAATCCAGGACATTTTTTTCCAGCTGCTTGCCTTCCATCTGTCCGTGCCCGGTAATCACTCTTGCATCAGGAACGAGCCTCTGGATCAGTCCTGCAATATCTTTAAGGTTTTCCACCCTGTTATTGATGAAATACACCTGCCCGTCACGCTGCAGTTCATAGGAAACCGCATCCCGGATAATCTCTTCACTAAAACCGATCAGCTGGGTATCGACAGGCTGACGGTTCGGCGGCGGCGTTTTAATCACCGAAAGATCCCTCGCAGCCATTAGGGAAAACTGCAATGTTCTTGGGATCGGTGTTGCAGTTAACGTTAAGGTATCCACATCGGCCTTTAGGGTTTTCAGTTTATCTTTTACCGAAACACCGAACTTGTGTTCTTCGTCGATAATCAGCAGTCCTAAATCTTTAAATTTAACAGAAGTGCCTGCCAGCTGGTGGGTTCCGATGATAATATCTACTTTGCCGTTTTTAAGATCCTGTAAGGTTTCGGATTTTTGTTTTGCTGTCCTGAACCGGTTGACGTAAGCTACATTTACCGGGAAATCTTTCAATCGGTCTTTAAAGCTCCGGTAATGCTGGAACGCGAGAATTGTAGTCGGAACCAATACGGCAACCTGCTTCCCGTCGGTAGCTGCTTTGAATGCCGCACGGATGGCAACTTCCGTTTTACCGAAACCAACGTCGCCGCAGACCAGACGGTCCATTACCGTATCCGCCTCCATATCGCGTTTTACATCGATGGTTGCTTTTTCCTGATCCGGCGTATCTTCATAAAGGAAACTTGCTTCCAGCTCGTTTTGCAGGTAAGAATCCGGCGTGTAGGCAAAACCTTTCGCCGATTTTCGCTGTGCATATAATTTAATAAGATCAAAAGCGATCTGTTTTACCCTTGCCTTTGTTTTCTGTTTTAAAGATTTCCAGGTCGGCGATCCCAGTTTACTCAATACGATTTCCCGGCCTTCCGGACCGTTATACTTTGAAATTTTGTGCAGGGAATGGATGCTTACATATAACAAATCGCCGTTTTTATAGGTAAGTTTGAAACATTCCTGGATTTTTCCGTCGTTGTTTACCTTTACCAGCCCCATAAATTTTCCGATCCCGTGGTCGATATGCGCAATATAATCGCCGATCTTCAGAGACATCAGGTCCTTTAAAGTAAGCTGCTCGGATTTGGCAAATGTATTTTTCGCTTTATAACGCTGGTAACGGTCAAAAATCTGGTGATCGGTGTACACCAGAAATTTATGGTCGTTATCTACAAATCCTTCGTGAATTTCAGATTTAAAGCTTTTAAACGGCAGCTCGTGTTCCAGCTCCTCAAAAATAGACTCCAGTCTTTCTTTCTGCTTTTCGGTAGCAAAGGAGA from Chryseobacterium sp. SORGH_AS_0447 includes these protein-coding regions:
- the mfd gene encoding transcription-repair coupling factor — its product is MQLKTISEKFFPDLLQKEFGKEIFTQLENNQHISVKGSAGSSVSLFVAELFLTRKKHILYIVDDKEDALYANTEMEDLLGKEKILYFPATHMEPYQVEKTQNANLVLRTEAINKITSDKSPKVVVAYAGALSEKVLKKEDFKAISHHIKVGDHLDFDFVDELLNHYNFQQADFVSEPGEFSVRGGIVDVFSYSNEKPYRITFFGNEVESIKTFDIETQLSVDKVTDFQLVSNMNFTVTGSRVSLLQLLPKGSFVVSKNGIVGMQKLRSFYEKSLEKYDALSKDISHRTPQELFISDQEFLFDYKKFKTVDFGAVPIEGLIDLTELKVDQTAQPSFHKNFELLIEDMEGKQKEGFDTWISFATEKQKERLESIFEELEHELPFKSFKSEIHEGFVDNDHKFLVYTDHQIFDRYQRYKAKNTFAKSEQLTLKDLMSLKIGDYIAHIDHGIGKFMGLVKVNNDGKIQECFKLTYKNGDLLYVSIHSLHKISKYNGPEGREIVLSKLGSPTWKSLKQKTKARVKQIAFDLIKLYAQRKSAKGFAYTPDSYLQNELEASFLYEDTPDQEKATIDVKRDMEADTVMDRLVCGDVGFGKTEVAIRAAFKAATDGKQVAVLVPTTILAFQHYRSFKDRLKDFPVNVAYVNRFRTAKQKSETLQDLKNGKVDIIIGTHQLAGTSVKFKDLGLLIIDEEHKFGVSVKDKLKTLKADVDTLTLTATPIPRTLQFSLMAARDLSVIKTPPPNRQPVDTQLIGFSEEIIRDAVSYELQRDGQVYFINNRVENLKDIAGLIQRLVPDARVITGHGQMEGKQLEKNVLDFMEGKYDVLVSTTIVESGVDVPNANTIFINDAQRFGMADLHQMRGRVGRSNRKAFCYLITPPYDMMTSDARKRLEAIEQFSDLGSGFQIAMKDLEIRGAGDLLGAEQSGFINEMGFETYQKLMQEALEELKDDQEFENLFENEEERNKLFKTTKDVNIDTDLELMLPDWYISNTEERLLLYQKLAEIDNEENLAKFESELIDRFGELPNEAVNLLKSVSLKWLAADIGFEKIVMKNGVFLGYFPGNPQDKFYQTSKFRKIINYLTKNPTQAQLKEKTGKEGNQLMMRKDRVANVDEVNALLKSILKSED